In one window of Arachis ipaensis cultivar K30076 chromosome B06, Araip1.1, whole genome shotgun sequence DNA:
- the LOC107648808 gene encoding histone deacetylase HDT1 isoform X3 yields the protein MIHLSMACLGEVKKDKGEPVTVYVKFGDQRLVIGTLTSENFPQISYDLIFEKEFELSHNWKNGSVFFTGYKAEPPLESENEEDSEEFEDIPVAAANGNSELEVKNAVKLDANEAKQKEKIGDPRKKEKANEKDANGEDEEDSFDADSDESDEDSSEDEAMANGEKDGEGEDDSDDDDDKDEDDDDDDESDKEETLKKAELSKKRVHESSKKTPVPEKKAKFVTPEKIDNKGGVHVATPYPTKQAIKAAANNRQLVKQQTPKLVGDYGCKDCNRLFKTEDALNSHNKAKHSAK from the exons ATGATCCATCTTTCAATG GCATGCCTGGGTGAGGTTAAGAAGGATAAAGGCGAACCAGTGACTGTGTATGTGAAATTTGGTGACCAGAGGCTTGTGATTGGAACACTTACTTCTGAGAACTTTCCTCAGATTTCTTATGATTTAATATTTGAGAAGGAATTTGAGCTATCACATAACTGGAAAAATGGGAGTGTCTTCTTTACTGGATATAAAGCTGAACCTCCTTTGGAATC TGAAAATGAAGAAGACTCTGAAG AGTTCGAAGATATTCCAGTTGCTGCTGCCAATG GAAATTCTGAGCTTGAGGTAAAGAATGCTGTCAAACTTGATGCCAATGAAGCTAAACAAAAGGAGAAAATAGGGGAtccaagaaagaaagagaaagcaaaTGAAAAGGATGCAAATGGTGAAGATGAGGAAGATTCATTTGATGCTGACTCTGATGAATCTGATGAGGATTCTAGTGAAGATGAG GCCATGGCAAATGGTGAGAAAGATGGTGAAGGTGAAGAtgactctgatgatgatgatgacaaggACGAAGATGATGACGATGACGATGAATCTGACAAGGAGGAGACACTCAAGAAG GCTGAATTGAGCAAAAAGAGGGTTCATGAATCATCCAAGAAAACACCTGTTCCAGAGAAGAAGGCAAAATTTGTTACTCCTGAAAAGATTG ACAACAAGGGTGGTGTTCATGTTGCAACTCCTTACCCAACTAAGCAGGCTATCAAGGCAGCTGCCAATAATAGGCAACTGGTGAAGCAGCAGACTCCAAAGTTAGTTGGAGACTATGGCTGCAAGGATTGCAACAG GTTGTTTAAGACAGAAGATGCCTTAAACTCCCATAACAAGGCCAAGCACAGTGCTAAGTGA
- the LOC107648808 gene encoding histone deacetylase HDT1 isoform X2 produces the protein MEFWGVEVKSGESLEVDPGYGKMIHLSMACLGEVKKDKGEPVTVYVKFGDQRLVIGTLTSENFPQISYDLIFEKEFELSHNWKNGSVFFTGYKAEPPLESENEEDSEEFEDIPVAAANGNSELEVKNAVKLDANEAKQKEKIGDPRKKEKANEKDANGEDEEDSFDADSDESDEDSSEDEAMANGEKDGEGEDDSDDDDDKDEDDDDDDESDKEETLKKAELSKKRVHESSKKTPVPEKKAKFVTPEKIDNKGGVHVATPYPTKQAIKAAANNRQLVKQQTPKLVGDYGCKDCNRLFKTEDALNSHNKAKHSAK, from the exons ATGGAATTCTGGG GTGTTGAAGTAAAAAGCGGAGAAAGTCTCGAGGTTGATCCAGGATATGGCAAGATGATCCATCTTTCAATG GCATGCCTGGGTGAGGTTAAGAAGGATAAAGGCGAACCAGTGACTGTGTATGTGAAATTTGGTGACCAGAGGCTTGTGATTGGAACACTTACTTCTGAGAACTTTCCTCAGATTTCTTATGATTTAATATTTGAGAAGGAATTTGAGCTATCACATAACTGGAAAAATGGGAGTGTCTTCTTTACTGGATATAAAGCTGAACCTCCTTTGGAATC TGAAAATGAAGAAGACTCTGAAG AGTTCGAAGATATTCCAGTTGCTGCTGCCAATG GAAATTCTGAGCTTGAGGTAAAGAATGCTGTCAAACTTGATGCCAATGAAGCTAAACAAAAGGAGAAAATAGGGGAtccaagaaagaaagagaaagcaaaTGAAAAGGATGCAAATGGTGAAGATGAGGAAGATTCATTTGATGCTGACTCTGATGAATCTGATGAGGATTCTAGTGAAGATGAG GCCATGGCAAATGGTGAGAAAGATGGTGAAGGTGAAGAtgactctgatgatgatgatgacaaggACGAAGATGATGACGATGACGATGAATCTGACAAGGAGGAGACACTCAAGAAG GCTGAATTGAGCAAAAAGAGGGTTCATGAATCATCCAAGAAAACACCTGTTCCAGAGAAGAAGGCAAAATTTGTTACTCCTGAAAAGATTG ACAACAAGGGTGGTGTTCATGTTGCAACTCCTTACCCAACTAAGCAGGCTATCAAGGCAGCTGCCAATAATAGGCAACTGGTGAAGCAGCAGACTCCAAAGTTAGTTGGAGACTATGGCTGCAAGGATTGCAACAG GTTGTTTAAGACAGAAGATGCCTTAAACTCCCATAACAAGGCCAAGCACAGTGCTAAGTGA
- the LOC107648808 gene encoding histone deacetylase HDT1 isoform X1 codes for MEFWGNHNHLSSSLLMNLNIPTCFCVEVKSGESLEVDPGYGKMIHLSMACLGEVKKDKGEPVTVYVKFGDQRLVIGTLTSENFPQISYDLIFEKEFELSHNWKNGSVFFTGYKAEPPLESENEEDSEEFEDIPVAAANGNSELEVKNAVKLDANEAKQKEKIGDPRKKEKANEKDANGEDEEDSFDADSDESDEDSSEDEAMANGEKDGEGEDDSDDDDDKDEDDDDDDESDKEETLKKAELSKKRVHESSKKTPVPEKKAKFVTPEKIDNKGGVHVATPYPTKQAIKAAANNRQLVKQQTPKLVGDYGCKDCNRLFKTEDALNSHNKAKHSAK; via the exons ATGGAATTCTGGGGTAACCATAATCATCTTTCTTCCTCACTTCTTATGAACCTTAACATTCCCACTTGCTTTT GTGTTGAAGTAAAAAGCGGAGAAAGTCTCGAGGTTGATCCAGGATATGGCAAGATGATCCATCTTTCAATG GCATGCCTGGGTGAGGTTAAGAAGGATAAAGGCGAACCAGTGACTGTGTATGTGAAATTTGGTGACCAGAGGCTTGTGATTGGAACACTTACTTCTGAGAACTTTCCTCAGATTTCTTATGATTTAATATTTGAGAAGGAATTTGAGCTATCACATAACTGGAAAAATGGGAGTGTCTTCTTTACTGGATATAAAGCTGAACCTCCTTTGGAATC TGAAAATGAAGAAGACTCTGAAG AGTTCGAAGATATTCCAGTTGCTGCTGCCAATG GAAATTCTGAGCTTGAGGTAAAGAATGCTGTCAAACTTGATGCCAATGAAGCTAAACAAAAGGAGAAAATAGGGGAtccaagaaagaaagagaaagcaaaTGAAAAGGATGCAAATGGTGAAGATGAGGAAGATTCATTTGATGCTGACTCTGATGAATCTGATGAGGATTCTAGTGAAGATGAG GCCATGGCAAATGGTGAGAAAGATGGTGAAGGTGAAGAtgactctgatgatgatgatgacaaggACGAAGATGATGACGATGACGATGAATCTGACAAGGAGGAGACACTCAAGAAG GCTGAATTGAGCAAAAAGAGGGTTCATGAATCATCCAAGAAAACACCTGTTCCAGAGAAGAAGGCAAAATTTGTTACTCCTGAAAAGATTG ACAACAAGGGTGGTGTTCATGTTGCAACTCCTTACCCAACTAAGCAGGCTATCAAGGCAGCTGCCAATAATAGGCAACTGGTGAAGCAGCAGACTCCAAAGTTAGTTGGAGACTATGGCTGCAAGGATTGCAACAG GTTGTTTAAGACAGAAGATGCCTTAAACTCCCATAACAAGGCCAAGCACAGTGCTAAGTGA